In Haloarcula ordinaria, the genomic window CGACGGAATCGGGAGAAACTAAGCGCGACGTACTTGACGAGATCCTCATCGAACTCAGGGAGATTCGCGCTACGCTCGAAGCACAACAGGAGACTACAGGAAACACATCGGCCACGACGTCCAACATCGGCAATGGGGCGGACGAACAATCGACTGGTGAGGACGATGCCACCCATAATCAGCTCGGAACAGCAACCAGAGTGGCGAAAACGCGACTCCCGACCAAGAGTCGGATGATGAACGGTAGCCACCATGACGGAGTCAATTGACCCGGCAATTCCGCTCGGCACCACTGAATCGGTCGAGTGGTCCGGCCGCCCGCGGATCACAACCATCCTTCCAGCAGTCGTGATCGGCGTTCTCCTCCTCGTCTTCGGGATCGTGGTCAGTGTTTCTGGAGAAAGCCTGATGTTTCTCGCAATTGTTCCACTCGGAGTGGCCATCCCGCTCTGGAAGTATATTGCGCTCCAAGGCGTGCAGTACGTGATAACGGACGAAGCACTCTACGTGAAACGCGGTGTGTTGACCCGGTCTGTCACACAGGCAAACCTCGAAACCGTCCAGAACAGTTCCTTTGGGCAGGACATCACGGGATCAATCTTCGGATACGGTTCAGTCACGTTCGAAATTGCTGGTGGGGACGATCTCTCATTCCGGGCGATCGAAGACCCTCGTGCAATCCGGGCACTCGTCGATCGAGCAGCATCGAACGGCGATGGTCTCGGTGGGGGTAGATGGGAGGAATCTGCTATCCCTGGAGACCTGACACAGTGGCAGCAAATTCGAGACGAGATACGAGCGATCCGCAGCACTTTTGAAAGATAATCGTTTAGGGACAGCCAAGGGTTGGATGTGGGTACTCTGGGATAACAGGGTCGTTGGCTCAGCGAATTTCTCTTGGCTATTTTCGTGGTCTTCGGAATCCCGATTGCTATCTTAACTGTAGGACGAATATTCGAGAAATTCTTCTCTGAAAGAAGTTCCACATAATGTGGCCAATCGGAATCGTGAGTTCATCGGTCAACACGTAGCCGCAAGCGAGCATGAGCGCGACGACGCAAACGCTCCCGATCAGTACCACTAACTGTGCGACGAGGAATGCGATATTGAGAACGGCGAAAAGCGCTCGGTCGGGCGACAGTTCCGCCGTGACCAATACGAGCAGCGGTTCGACTGAGAAACTCCGAACCAGGACGATGAGAAACTGTGCAAGGAGACCGAGGACCAGGAGCAGAACCAGCCACTCGAGCAGCCGCTACGGGAGCCGGCGACGGTCCGTTTGTCCGTTCCGGACGCGGTTCTCGAGGCGAGTGAGCATAGGTTCTCGGGACACTATTCACCGGGACGTTTCAAGAATCGTGTGGAATTTCTCATAGCCTGGAATGGGACGCGTTGACCGCTTAGATGACCCTGGGCAACACGAGAATCATGAGGACGTTGATGACGCCGTGAGAGATCATACAGGCCACTACATTCCGTGACCAGACGTAGACACCCACGAGGACGAGGGTAAACACCGCTTGTGGAACTGCTCCGACGATGCCCCAGGCGGGAAAGTGAACGGCGAGGAAGACGACGCCACTGACGCCCGCGCCGACCCACACGCTCCCCGTCAACTCGGTCAACCGTTCGATAGGATAACCTCGCCAGAGTATCTCTTCAGTGACGACAGCCGTCACGACGATACCGAACTGTACTGGCACAGAGAGTCGACCGAGCGCCGACAGCGTCTCCGGTTGTTCGAGCTGGAACGTAGCGACGGCGACTCCGATCGCGACGACACCGAGGACGACAGCACGAGTCCGGCGCCGACGCCGACAGTGGCCTCCCTACGACTCGGAATCCGAAGCCCGAAAGATGTCAGCGGTCGTCGTTCCCAGTACACGACGATTGCCACGAGGACACCGACCACCACCCAGGTGACGACCGAGTTCGCGAGAAACGACCGCGTCGCAGACGTCGACCAAGCGTGGGATATCTATCTGGCCGAGGAGTGGCACCCCGAACAGCGAGAGGAGTAACCCAGTCGCGACTGGGACGGGCCGGTCACGATGTGAAGCCCGCCGGCTCTCTCTGGTCCTGGAGGGCATACGAACGACAGTACGGTGAACTACCATTTAGTCGTTCGACTGCTCCCGTGTACCGATGTCAGCGAGCCCATAGGGTCGTCGCTCACAGGACGAGCAGATTGTTCGTCGTTCAGTATTTTTCGGACCGTATCACCCCGTATGAGAACTGACGACCCGTAGACGTGACCTCTCTCTATTCGTTTCGGGCATCTCAACCGGTTTGGTCGTGGCCGCATTCCGAGGCCGATCGGTGACGACCGTCCTCATTCCAGACAGTCTGCAAACTAAATGACTCTCCAGACGGAACCTGCGAACCGGACCGTCCCTGCCTGACCAGAGCGTACCCCACGAAAGCCGTCAGTCATCAGGCAACTATTTCGCCAACCGTCACATACAGTGACAGATGGCACGCGACGTATCGTTTGAATCTGAGGGCGCGGGCTGGTGCCTGGTTCTACTCGCCCGACCCGTCGCCACCGTGGCCACTGGTCGTCATGGCTCACGGGTTCTCCGCTACTAAACAGATGGTCGCCGACAGATATGCCGAGGTGTTCACCAAGGCGGGCGTGGCAGTGCTGCTATACGACCATCGGGGATTCGGGGAGAGCGGTGGCGAACCGCGACAACAGGTCAACCCCTGGGCTCAGGCACGCGGATATCGTGACGCGATTGCGTTTGCGACAACCCACGAGAACGTCGATTCCGCTCGCATTGCCGTGTGGGGTGATAGTTACAGTAGTGGCGCTGCACTGGTCGTGACCGCGCTGGATACCCGTGTCGCGGCGCTGGTCGTCCAGGTGCCAGCGCTCGGAGCGGAGGTACCGTCGAACGATCTCGATGGCTCCGCTCGAGAAGCGATGAAACAGATGGTCCACACCGGGTCGGTTAAACCGGCCCCCGACGAGGTTCACGGTCCGATACCTGTCGTCTGGGACGACCAGGACCAGCGTCCATCAGCGTTGAAACCCGAGACGGCGTTCCGATGGTTCAACGGCTACGGAACTCGCTCGGACACCAACTAGACGAATGAGGTCACCATCGTCCGGCCGAAAGGCCCACCGTGGCAGCCTGGACTATGCGCGGCGGACGTTATCTGTCCGGCCCTGTTCGTGGTGTCGCCTGACGACGAGATGCCGCGCTCGGCACCTACTGTGGCACGCGACGCTTACGAGCGCCTGTCAGGGCCAAAGGAGCGGATGGAGATTCCGGGCGGTCACTTCGGGCTGTTGTATTACCCGAGTGAGACCTTCGACCGGGCGTCGTCTGCTCAGTCGCGATTCCTCGTGAAGCGGTTACGTTCAGAAAGCGACTGAACGGAGACCACCATTGCAAATAGCAGTAGAATACGGGGACACGACTCGCGTCGAAAGTACGGGGATAGTCGTAGATAGCTGTGCCGCATGACTCAAAACGGTAGACGATGAGCTCGCGGTCTCCGTGACGGGAGCGGGTGGATACTTTCTCGGCCGCATCGCTCAGACTGGGGCCAACGTCCACCTGATAGCCGGGGGTGGTCACGTCGGCACGCTCTGCAGGATTGCTTTCGGTATTTTGCCGTGGGTGTGGCTGCGTCCGATAACTACTGCCACTATCACAAGGGTGCTCTGTATCACCCACACTGGTACTGACGGGTGATGAGAAGTGGGAACGTCACTGCTGACTCACCGCTGGAGTCGGATAAAGAACTGCGACTACCCATAGTGGTGGAAGCACGTACCTCGACGCTAGTCCTGCTTCGTTTCGAGTTCTTCGACCGTAATGAGAGCGGATATCGGTAGACACAGAACGGTTAGCCCGAGATAATCGGCCGAAGCAGACCGGCCGAAAGATAGGCGATACCGAGCCAAAAGAATCTTACCGAATGCGATATTTTTCTGCCATTGCCCGAAGCAGGTGAGCTGCTAGCATGGCTAAGTTAGGACTGCAAGTAAACGCCGCCGGTCTTCTCATCAGTATCGCAGGCACCCTGCTACTGTTCCTACATACGACCAACCGGTACCACTCAGCCATTCAGGATATCGAGTCGATAGCTGTCGCATACCTCGGTCTGATTATCCTTGGGATGTCGGTTTCAGTTACGGGGGTCGCTCTCTTGGTGAGGACGAATCACGAGTGAGCTAACTCCCGTGAACCTCCCGACCAGGCCGTGCGTCTCCCATCCCGATGCCAGTACCGCGAAGAAAGCAGCAACTGACGGAACACTGCGAACAACCAGCACTACCGCCCGGTAGGTGAGTTCGGACAGGTCGGTCTACACAGATGAGACAAACGTGTCAGATGGTACGTGGGTGGTTACGAGGTGTTTCACTGCTGTCAGTACGATGAGCCGGACATTGGGACGTTGTTTCGTGGAAGGAGCCCGAAAGGAGGCCTCGCGACGTCAGGACCCGCGTGTCGCGGTCCACCTTGCGCTCGCCTCGACACATTCTCGAAAGTGAGCTGCGCTACTTCTGGAGGTGCGTCTTCGTCTCCACCTGCGGGAAGAAATTGGAATCTGAGTGGGTCTCCAGTCTCTCCGAGCCGGGCCTCGAGAGTCACGATATCTCCGTTATCAGCGGTGACAAATTCACGACGAACAATGGTTTCCCCGCCATCGACTTCGGTGTCAAGTGAGGCATCGTATTGCTGTAATTTTGTGTTTACCGAGATATGCACAGGGTTATCACCGGTATTCTCCACAACCAGGGTTCCGCCTGGATACGCGGGATTTTGATTACTACCTGGAAGAATCCCTGAACAACCAGCGACCGACACACCGCCAATACAGCTGATAGTCGCGCGGATGCATTCTCTTCTCCGCATACCTATGTGTTAATACCACTACAAAAGTGTCTTTTCCAAAGGCACGGCTTCTCTATATATGAGCAAGGTGGGGGTGTCAAGACGGTTCTCCGGGGTAATTCACTGAATTCTCTCATATATTTCGCACCTCAATACCGCCAGTCGGTGGACGGGGCAACAGGGCCCCCAATTTAATAGCAACCCATTAGCTATTCTCGACGTGCGCATTCGCCCCGAGTCCCCACTGCA contains:
- a CDS encoding PH domain-containing protein, encoding MTESIDPAIPLGTTESVEWSGRPRITTILPAVVIGVLLLVFGIVVSVSGESLMFLAIVPLGVAIPLWKYIALQGVQYVITDEALYVKRGVLTRSVTQANLETVQNSSFGQDITGSIFGYGSVTFEIAGGDDLSFRAIEDPRAIRALVDRAASNGDGLGGGRWEESAIPGDLTQWQQIRDEIRAIRSTFER
- a CDS encoding CPBP family intramembrane glutamic endopeptidase — translated: MPVQFGIVVTAVVTEEILWRGYPIERLTELTGSVWVGAGVSGVVFLAVHFPAWGIVGAVPQAVFTLVLVGVYVWSRNVVACMISHGVINVLMILVLPRVI
- a CDS encoding alpha/beta hydrolase; protein product: MNLRARAGAWFYSPDPSPPWPLVVMAHGFSATKQMVADRYAEVFTKAGVAVLLYDHRGFGESGGEPRQQVNPWAQARGYRDAIAFATTHENVDSARIAVWGDSYSSGAALVVTALDTRVAALVVQVPALGAEVPSNDLDGSAREAMKQMVHTGSVKPAPDEVHGPIPVVWDDQDQRPSALKPETAFRWFNGYGTRSDTN